One genomic segment of Mangifera indica cultivar Alphonso chromosome 6, CATAS_Mindica_2.1, whole genome shotgun sequence includes these proteins:
- the LOC123219715 gene encoding probable disease resistance protein At4g27220: MQKVEDEAISCASKLLEPVLEPVVEEIRHAVQYRKRVKGLEEELAKLKKEKEDVESSVKEGEEKFGYLERKKHVGTWISEANAFIEKEEKSVKDEAEKGCFIGFFRNLLRCNKVSKEAETAKLAGEHLVQQKVNFEHLYLQRRDLDMSRSLHDTNYKAFDSRKSVEEKIIKALKDGNVYVIGVHGIAGVGKTTLVEKVASVAMEDKLFDAAVMVEVTKSLKNVERIQEEIARQLGWQLTETDVKERAARLLDSLKRQTRRILVILDHVWVTTNLNVIGIPLGFEAKAVNESGRLKILLISRSKEVVGNYADPENNFPVQALSFPESKNLFESIVGDLTISDLAGEIVKRCAGLPLAIKAIGNAVKQNKNISFWQNILEDLKNFKGVDNEVQHILKRSYEFVGNEDAKSLFLLCAVCTSAGDKISTDYLFKIGTGLGLFRDAFTLKRARNTVLSLIDNLRAACLLLDTGVDDRYVKMSHTMHSVAVSIAEAKGKINVSIPKGANSKEVLESKMSEDLTYLSLINGDINELPERLECPSLKLLLLLSKDKDEDENKDGFLNIPNNFFHETKALKVLYLGGVNIPSEPSLLSCLKKLRTLCLKRCRLNDIGIIGELKELMILKFSYCDFEVLPGEIGDLSKLKSLDLSNCPKLKQIKPNVISRLTRLEELFVANSFNQWQGEGDCNQQGSNASLAELKKLPLLYGLYIHIPNAKIMPRNLFDPEKLERYKILIGEKWEWYGKCTTARTLKLSNGHSFLGTSGIDILFDKVEDLNLDQLSGVEDIVDALHSEKGFPELKYLSVRNSRDLFYIFNTEKAHCHTAFPVLESLFLHRLMKLKKICEGRLYADSFSKLSTIIIKRCHELEHVFSISMAKNLSHLRELEVTDCKKLREIFGDKEIEESTDHDDQKIVLPKLLRLTVKECHALKFMFPSTVVEFPSLNAIHIEGCQSLKTFFSRKEDEEMNSENDTTVLHPLFDEKVHCPSLEKMILLHLDSIQFIWHNNLHVGSFCKLKVLRVEFCGKLTSFVPPDALTRLSNNPQRLQTFQNLEIVRVTKCQSMKNLVPVSIAVGLWKLKEIEIISSGLEEIVSMEEVEAAPKFAFPQLNSLELVDLRKLKSFYPGSHTTESPLLKCLVVYDCPELHTQSENLTQHPLFSPGKVCNFDFRDFIAFLCFVCGI; encoded by the exons ATGCAGAAAGTAGAAGACGAAGCCATCTCCTGTGCATCAAAACTCTTGGAACCGGTGCTGGAACCGGTTGTGGAGGAGATTCGTCATGCTGTCCAGTATAGGAAAAGGGTGAAGGGGCTGGAAGAAGAACTTGCGAAGCTgaagaaggagaaagaagaCGTAGAGAGTTCTGTCAAAGAAGGGGAAGAAAAATTTGGGTATCTGGAGAGAAAAAAACATGTGGGGACATGGATTTCGGAAGCAAATGCTTTcatagaaaaagaagagaaatccGTCAAAGACGAAGCTGAGAAAGGATGTTTCATAGGCTTCTTTCGTAATCTGCTGAGATGTAACAAGGTGAGTAAGGAAGCTGAGACGGCAAAATTGGCTGGAGAACATCTCGTCCAACAAAAGGTGAATTTCGAACATCTTTACTTGCAGCGTCGTGATTTGGATATGAGCCGATCGTTACATGATACAAACTACAAAGCGTTTGATTCAAGAAAGTCTGTTGAAGAGAAGATTATAAAGGCGTTAAAGGATGGTAATGTCTACGTGATTGGGGTCCATGGGATTGCCGGCGTGGGCAAAACAACGCTGGTGGAGAAAGTGGCGTCGGTGGCCATGGAAGATAAGCTATTTGATGCGGCGGTTATGGTGGAGGTAACAAAGTCTCTGAAGAACGTCGAAAGAATTCAAGAAGAAATTGCCAGGCAACTCGGATGGCAATTGACAGAGACGGACGTGAAAGAAAGGGCTGCCAGATTGCTTGATAGTTTGAAGAGACAGACGAGAAGAATTCTGGTTATATTGGATCATGTTTGGGTAACAACAAACTTGAATGTCATCGGCATTCCTTTGGGCTTTGAAGCAAAAGCAGTAAATGAAAGTGGGCGATtgaaaatattgctcatttcaAGAAGTAAAGAAGTGGTTGGAAATTATGCAGACCCTGAAAACAATTTCCCAGTTCAAGCTTTGAGTTTCCCAGAATCCAAGAATTTATTTGAGTCCATAGTAGGAGACTTGACAATATCAGATTTGGCTGGTGAGATTGTTAAAAGATGTGCAGGATTGCCATTGGCAATCAAAGCAATTGGAAATGCGGTCAAACAAAACAAGAACATTTCATTCTGGCAAAACATATTGGAAGATTTGAAGAATTTCAAAGGGGTGGATAACGAAGTGCAGCATATTTTGAAGCGGAGTTATGAATTTGTGGGCAATGAGGATGCCAAATCCTTGTTTCTGCTTTGTGCTGTGTGTACTAGCGCAGGAGATAAAATCTCTACCGACTACTTGTTCAAAATTGGCACGGGATTGGGTTTGTTTCGAGATGCTTTTACATTGAAAAGAGCAAGGAATACTGTGCTTTCATTGATTGATAATCTTAGAGCTGCCTGTTTGTTGTTAGATACTGGAGTTGATGACAGATATGTTAAAATGAGCCACACGATGCACAGTGTTGCTGTGTCCATTGCTGAGGCAAAGGGTAAGATCAATGTTAGTATTCCTAAAGGGGCTAATTCGAAAGAGGTCCTGGAAAGTAAAATGTCTGAAGATTTAACTTATCTGTCACTGATTAATGGAGATATCAATGAGCTTCCTGAAAGATTAGAATGTCCAAGTCTGAAGCTGCTTTTGCTCTTATCgaaagataaagatgaagatgaaaataaagatGGTTTTCTAAATATACCCAACAATTTCTTTCATGAGACTAAAGCACTAAAAGTTTTGTATCTGGGTGGCGTCAACATTCCATCAGAGCCTTCACTTCTTTCTTGCCTGAAGAAACTCCGAACGTTGTGTTTGAAGAGATGCAGGCTGAATGATATAGGAATAATCGGGGAGCTGAAGGAACTGATGATTCTGAAATTTTCATACTGTGATTTTGAAGTTTTACCAGGAGAAATAGGAGATTTGAGCAAGCTGAAGTCCCTGGATTTGAGTAACTGTCCAAAACTCAAGCAAATTAAACCAAATGTCATATCAAGGCTAACCCGATTGGAAGAACTGTTTGTGGCAAACAGCTTTAATCAATGGCAGGGTGAAGGAGACTGTAATCAACAAGGAAGTAATGCTAGTCTTGCTGAGTTGAAGAAATTGCCTCTCCTGTATGGCTTATACATACATATTCCCAATGCTAAGATTATGCCAAGGAATTTGTTTGACCCTGAAAAGCTGGAAAGGTACAAGATACTTATTGGAGAAAAATGGGAATGGTATGGCAAGTGTACAACAGCAAGAACATTGAAACTCAGCAATGGTCATAGTTTCTTAGGGACTTCTGGGATTGACATTTTGTTTGACAAAGTTGAAGATCTTAACTTGGATCAACTGAGCGGGGTTGAAGACATAGTTGATGCTCTCCATTCAGAGAAAGGTTTCCCAGAGTTGAAGTATCTTTCTGTTAGGAATAGTAGagatcttttttatattttcaacacAGAGAAGGCGCATTGTCACACTGCCTTTCCTGTGTTGGAGTCACTTTTTCTCCATAGActgatgaaattgaagaagatatGTGAAGGCCGACTCTATGCAGATTCTTTTTCCAAATTGAGCACCATAATAATTAAACGATGTCATGAGTTAGAGCATGTTTTCTCCATCTCCATGGCAAAAAACCTTTCACATCTCCGGGAACTTGAAGTCACTGACTGCAAGAAGCTAAGAGAGATTTTCGGTgataaagaaattgaagaatCTACAGACCATGATGAtcaaaag ATTGTGTTGCCAAAACTTTTAAGGTTGACCGTGAAAGAATGTCATGctttgaaatttatgtttccATCTACTGTTGTTGAATTCCCCTCCTTGAATGCAATTCACATTGAGGGTTGTCAAAGTTTGAAGACATTCTTCTCCAggaaagaagatgaagaaatgaACTCAGAGAATGACACTACAGTTTTGCATCCCCTCTTTGAtgaaaag GTTCATTGTCCAAGCTTGGAGAAGATGATACTCTTACACTTGGATAGCATCCAGTTTATATGGCACAATAATCTCCACGTTGGTTCTTTTTGCAAACTAAAGGTATTGAGAGTTGAATTCTGTGGAAAATTAACCAGTTTTGTTCCTCCTGATGCTCTCACAAGATTATCTAACAATCCACAAAGACTTCAAACCTTTCAAAATCTCGAAATTGTAAGGGTTACAAAATGTCAGAGTATGAAAAACCTCGTTCCAGTCTCTATAGCTGTAGGTCTCTGGAAACTTAAAGAGATTGAGATAATCTCATCTGGGTTGGAGGAAATTGTCTCCATGGAGGAAGTAGAAGCTGCCCCAAAGTTTGCGTTTCCACAATTGAATTCCTTGGAACTTGTGGATTTACGAAAACTCAAAAGTTTCTATCCGGGGTCACACACAACAGAGTCGCCATTGCTAAAATGCTTGGTGGTTTATGATTGTCCTGAGCTTCATACCCAATCCGAAAACCTAACTCAACATCCCTTGTTTTCCCCTGGAAAGGTATGCAATTTtgattttagagattttattgCTTTTCTTTGCTTTGTTTGCGGAATAtga